One Festucalex cinctus isolate MCC-2025b chromosome 1, RoL_Fcin_1.0, whole genome shotgun sequence genomic region harbors:
- the wfikkn2a gene encoding WAP, Kazal, immunoglobulin, Kunitz and NTR domain-containing protein 2 isoform X1, with translation MRYSTYSDGLFFSFSPRGIYSSLLLKSLICHAVTHAMWWMLFPRWIWFLLGHLYTFLLYLDSVGAMPMSVAKLVYSHAGLCPNELNPNLWVDAMSTCIRECESDQDCETFEKCCLNVCGNKSCVAARYIDIKGNKGPIGMPKGATCDKFMCSQQGSECDIWDGQPVCKCRDRCEREPHFTCASDGMTYYNKCYMDAEACSKGISISEVTCRYHLTWPNTSPLPAETTLHPTTALQTTLPSDIQTPAIHNNPTQQAVFVGETASFLCEVTGKPQPEVTWEKQLKGKDNIIMRPNHVRGNVVVTNIGQLVIYNAQLQDAGIYTCTAKNVGGSVSSHFPLAVIKREARGKEAEGNNSNLPFPPAECLKSPDTDDCGEETISWYYESSRNNCFTFTYSQCNKNWNHFETYDTCMLSCGGELAAPCSLPSLQGPCKAYEHRWAYSNALKKCQSFVYGGCGGNENNFESKEACEGMCPFPKHHNCKACKPRSKMVASFCRSDFVILARVTELTEEQESGHALMTVEEILKDEKMGLKFFGKEPLEVTLLNMDWNCPCPNITVAESQLIVMGEVHNGMAVLQPDSFVGASSARKVRKLREISNKRSCSLFKELTGTQ, from the exons ATGCGATATTCAACGTATAGTGATG gacttttcttttctttttctccccgtGGGATTTATTCTTCGCTTCTCCTTAAGAGTTTAATCTGCCACGCTGTTACGCACGCGATGTGGTGGATGCTGTTTCCGCGATGGATTTGGTTTCTTCTCGGACATTTGTACACTTTTCTGCTCTATCTGGACAGCGTGGGAGCGATGCCGATGTCAGTGGCGAAATTGGTGTACTCTCACGCGGGTCTGTGCCCCAACGAGCTGAACCCCAACCTGTGGGTGGATGCTATGAGCACTTGCATCCGCGAGTGTGAATCTGACCAG GACTGCGAGACATTTGAGAAGTGCTGCCTCAATGTCTGCGGAAACAAGAGTTGCGTGGCAGCACGCTACATTGACATCAAGGGCAACAAGGGACCCATTGGAATGCCCAAAGGAGCCACCTGTGACAAGTTCATGTGCTCCCAGCAAGGTTCCGAGTGTGACATCTGGGACGGGCAGCCTGTGTGTAAGTGCCGGGACCGCTGCGAGCGAGAGCCCCACTTCACGTGCGCGTCCGACGGCATGACTTACTATAACAAGTGTTACATGGACGCAGAGGCGTGCTCCAAGGGTATCTCTATCTCTGAGGTCACCTGCAG GTACCACCTGACATGGCCAAACACCAGTCCATTACCTGCTGAAACAACTCTCCATCCCACCACGGCTCTTCAGACCACCCTTCCATCTGACATCCAGACCCCCGCCATCCACAACAACCCCACTCAGCAGGCTGTGTTTGTGGGTGAGACAGCCAGCTTCCTGTGCGAGGTGACAGGGAAGCCGCAACCGGAAGTCACCTGGGAGAAACAACTGAAGGGCAAAGACAACATCATCATGCGACCCAATCACGTCCGAGGGAACGTCGTGGTCACCAACATTGGCCAGCTTGTCATTTACAACGCGCAGCTTCAAGATGCTGGAATCTACACGTGCACGGCCaaaaatgtgggaggaagtgTATCTTCTCATTTCCCTTTGGCTGTAATCAAGAGAGAGGCTAGGGGGAAGGAAGCCGAAGGAAACAATAGCAATCTGCCTTTCCCACCTGCGGAATGCTTAAAAAGTCCAGACACCGATGATTGCGGAGAGGAAACCATAAGCTGGTACTACGAATCAAGCCGCAACAACTGCTTCACGTTCACTTACAGTCAGTGCAATAAGAACTGGAACCATTTTGAAACCTACGATACCTGCATGCTGTCATGTGGCGGCGAATTGGCAGCTCCCTGTAGCCTGCCCAGCCTTCAGGGGCCATGCAAGGCTTACGAACATCGATGGGCCTACAGCAACGCCCTCAAGAAGTGCCAGTCTTTCGTCTACGGAGGCTGCGGCGGCAACGAGAACAACTTTGAGTCCAAAGAGGCCTGCGAAGGGATGTGCCCCTTTCCCAAGCACCACAATTGCAAGGCGTGCAAGCCTCGAAGTAAGATGGTGGCCAGCTTCTGCAGGAGCGACTTTGTCATCCTGGCACGGGTCACCGAGCTGACGGAAGAGCAGGAGTCGGGTCACGCTCTGATGACGGTGGAGGAGATCCTGAAGGATGAGAAGATGGGGCTCAAGTTCTTTGGCAAAGAACCCTTGGAGGTGACTCTCCTGAATATGGACTGGAACTGCCCGTGCCCAAACATCACCGTAGCTGAGAGTCAACTCATCGTCATGGGGGAGGTTCACAATGGGATGGCCGTGCTGCAGCCGGACAGCTTCGTAGGTGCCTCCAGCGCCCGTAAGGTCCGTAAGCTTCGAGAGATTTCCAACAAGAGGAGCTGCAGTTTATTTAAGGAGTTGACTGGCACTCAGTAG
- the wfikkn2a gene encoding WAP, Kazal, immunoglobulin, Kunitz and NTR domain-containing protein 2 isoform X2, with amino-acid sequence MWWMLFPRWIWFLLGHLYTFLLYLDSVGAMPMSVAKLVYSHAGLCPNELNPNLWVDAMSTCIRECESDQDCETFEKCCLNVCGNKSCVAARYIDIKGNKGPIGMPKGATCDKFMCSQQGSECDIWDGQPVCKCRDRCEREPHFTCASDGMTYYNKCYMDAEACSKGISISEVTCRYHLTWPNTSPLPAETTLHPTTALQTTLPSDIQTPAIHNNPTQQAVFVGETASFLCEVTGKPQPEVTWEKQLKGKDNIIMRPNHVRGNVVVTNIGQLVIYNAQLQDAGIYTCTAKNVGGSVSSHFPLAVIKREARGKEAEGNNSNLPFPPAECLKSPDTDDCGEETISWYYESSRNNCFTFTYSQCNKNWNHFETYDTCMLSCGGELAAPCSLPSLQGPCKAYEHRWAYSNALKKCQSFVYGGCGGNENNFESKEACEGMCPFPKHHNCKACKPRSKMVASFCRSDFVILARVTELTEEQESGHALMTVEEILKDEKMGLKFFGKEPLEVTLLNMDWNCPCPNITVAESQLIVMGEVHNGMAVLQPDSFVGASSARKVRKLREISNKRSCSLFKELTGTQ; translated from the exons ATGTGGTGGATGCTGTTTCCGCGATGGATTTGGTTTCTTCTCGGACATTTGTACACTTTTCTGCTCTATCTGGACAGCGTGGGAGCGATGCCGATGTCAGTGGCGAAATTGGTGTACTCTCACGCGGGTCTGTGCCCCAACGAGCTGAACCCCAACCTGTGGGTGGATGCTATGAGCACTTGCATCCGCGAGTGTGAATCTGACCAG GACTGCGAGACATTTGAGAAGTGCTGCCTCAATGTCTGCGGAAACAAGAGTTGCGTGGCAGCACGCTACATTGACATCAAGGGCAACAAGGGACCCATTGGAATGCCCAAAGGAGCCACCTGTGACAAGTTCATGTGCTCCCAGCAAGGTTCCGAGTGTGACATCTGGGACGGGCAGCCTGTGTGTAAGTGCCGGGACCGCTGCGAGCGAGAGCCCCACTTCACGTGCGCGTCCGACGGCATGACTTACTATAACAAGTGTTACATGGACGCAGAGGCGTGCTCCAAGGGTATCTCTATCTCTGAGGTCACCTGCAG GTACCACCTGACATGGCCAAACACCAGTCCATTACCTGCTGAAACAACTCTCCATCCCACCACGGCTCTTCAGACCACCCTTCCATCTGACATCCAGACCCCCGCCATCCACAACAACCCCACTCAGCAGGCTGTGTTTGTGGGTGAGACAGCCAGCTTCCTGTGCGAGGTGACAGGGAAGCCGCAACCGGAAGTCACCTGGGAGAAACAACTGAAGGGCAAAGACAACATCATCATGCGACCCAATCACGTCCGAGGGAACGTCGTGGTCACCAACATTGGCCAGCTTGTCATTTACAACGCGCAGCTTCAAGATGCTGGAATCTACACGTGCACGGCCaaaaatgtgggaggaagtgTATCTTCTCATTTCCCTTTGGCTGTAATCAAGAGAGAGGCTAGGGGGAAGGAAGCCGAAGGAAACAATAGCAATCTGCCTTTCCCACCTGCGGAATGCTTAAAAAGTCCAGACACCGATGATTGCGGAGAGGAAACCATAAGCTGGTACTACGAATCAAGCCGCAACAACTGCTTCACGTTCACTTACAGTCAGTGCAATAAGAACTGGAACCATTTTGAAACCTACGATACCTGCATGCTGTCATGTGGCGGCGAATTGGCAGCTCCCTGTAGCCTGCCCAGCCTTCAGGGGCCATGCAAGGCTTACGAACATCGATGGGCCTACAGCAACGCCCTCAAGAAGTGCCAGTCTTTCGTCTACGGAGGCTGCGGCGGCAACGAGAACAACTTTGAGTCCAAAGAGGCCTGCGAAGGGATGTGCCCCTTTCCCAAGCACCACAATTGCAAGGCGTGCAAGCCTCGAAGTAAGATGGTGGCCAGCTTCTGCAGGAGCGACTTTGTCATCCTGGCACGGGTCACCGAGCTGACGGAAGAGCAGGAGTCGGGTCACGCTCTGATGACGGTGGAGGAGATCCTGAAGGATGAGAAGATGGGGCTCAAGTTCTTTGGCAAAGAACCCTTGGAGGTGACTCTCCTGAATATGGACTGGAACTGCCCGTGCCCAAACATCACCGTAGCTGAGAGTCAACTCATCGTCATGGGGGAGGTTCACAATGGGATGGCCGTGCTGCAGCCGGACAGCTTCGTAGGTGCCTCCAGCGCCCGTAAGGTCCGTAAGCTTCGAGAGATTTCCAACAAGAGGAGCTGCAGTTTATTTAAGGAGTTGACTGGCACTCAGTAG